The DNA sequence CGGCGCCGGGGTCGAAGCGCGCGAGGGCGATGGGTGCCTTGCCGTCGCGCCTCAGCGCCGCATAAAGGAGGTTCCCGAACCGCACTTCACCGGTTTCCGCCTTGTCCTGCGCGACGATGATGTCGAAACGGTCGCGCTTGCCGACGCCGTGCTGGAAATCGACGGCATAGCCGAGCGCGCGAATGGCGTCGGCAACGGCGGCCGCGGGAACGCCGGCGCCGCTCAGGGCGCGTTTCAGGCCGTTGCCGACCTGGCCCTGCACGCGCAACGGCGTGCTGTCGACGGCGATGGGGATGCGGCGGAGCGCCAGCGTGCCATTTGCCCGGGTGATCGCCACCCGCATGTCGAAGGCCGCGCGGAATGCCATCGATTCGAGCGGTCGCGGGACGGAGCGCGTCTCGCGGCGGCCGAGGACCAGGTCGATATCGGTGCCGCGCGGCAGGGTCGCGGGGTTGGTAACCGGCCGCAGCAGCTGCGACACGGCGGCAATATCGTCCTTGCCGACACCGGCGCGGCGCAGGGTCGCTTCGAAACTGTCGCGGCGACCGATACTGGCGCTGAGTTCGAGGCGCGGGCGTTCGGGCACGTCGGCGAGCGGTTCGACCAGCCGGCGGTTCGGCACCGTCGTGATGCCGGTGGCGGCACCGCGCGCCAGCGGCGCGATGGCGGCCGGTGCCATGGCTTCGCGCTGGGCGGGCGTCGCTTCGGTCGGGACATCGCCGAGCAGGGTCGGCACGCGCGCGGCAAGCACCAGCGCCATCGCACAGAGGCTGCCGCACAGACCAAGGCCGATCCACCAGCCGCGGCTGCCGATATTGTCCCCCAGATCGACGGCGAGATCGATGCCGGCGGCGTTGCGAAGCGGTGTGAAGCGGTGCCGCCATTGGCGGTCATCGCGGCTGCCGACCCGTCCCGGCGCCGGCAAGGCAGCGGCGATGCTGGGCTGATATTCCGGCTGAAACACGCTCGTCCCCCCGCAGGTCGCGCTGCCAGTCGTGGCGCCTCGACCAAGACAGTGGAATCTTTGGCGGAATTGCGGGGCGTGTGTCAATCATGCCACGCCTGGGGTGCATAACGATGCGACGAATCGACTGTCTTTCAACGGTCACTTGAAACCGCGCCACGCCCATGCGATTCTTTTGATGCTGTCACGTTGCAAAAGGACGCGATGCGCCGGTCGGGTTTTCATCCGCTGCTGTCAGGCCCGCCGAAAGCGGTCGGGGACCTTTCGCCGCTCGTCCGGCGTTATAGCGAGACATGAAAGCCGGGCCCTTTGCCTCGATAGCGGCGCCTCGCGCCCGCACCCCGGCCGGCCCGGTGACTGCCGTTCTCGGCCCCACCAACACGGGCAAGACCCATCTCGCGGTGGAACGGTTGTGCGGCCATGTCAGCGGCATGATGGGCTTTCCGCTGCGGCTGCTGGCACGCGAAGTCTATGACAAGGTCGTGGTGCTGAAGGGCGCGGCCAATGTCGCGCTGATCACCGGCGAGGAAAAGATCGTGCCGCCGGGGGCGCGCTATTTCCTGTGCACGGTGGAAGCCATGCCGCTTGACCGCGAGGTGTCCTTCGTCGCCATCGACGAAGGCCAGGTCGCCGCCGATCCCGAGCGGGGGCACATCTTCACCCAGCGGCTGCTGCACGCCCGCGGCTATGGCGAAACGATGATCCTGGGGTCGGAAACGCTGCGGCCGCTGCTGCGCAAGCTGATCCCCGAAGCCGAGATCGTCACCCGCCCGCGCTTTTCGACCCTCGCCTATGCCGGCGCCAAGAAACTGTCCCGGTTGCCGCGCCGGTCCGCCATCGTCGCCTTCACCGCTGCTGAAGTCTATGCGCTTGCCGAAATGCTGCGCCGGCAGAAGGGCGGTGCTGCAGTGGTCATGGGCAGCCTCAGCCCGCGCACGCGCAACGCCCAGGTGGCAATGTACCAGTCGGGCGAGGTCGATTACCTGGTCGCCACCGATGCGATCGGCATGGGCCTCAACATGGACATCGCGCATGTCGCCTTTGCCTCGCTCGGCAAGTTCGATGGCCGCCGGCACCGTCGGCTGATGCTGTCCGAAATGGCGCAGATCGCCGGACGCGCCGGGCGCTACCAGAAGGACGGCAGCTTCGGCACCGTCCAGCTCGGCCAGTCCGAGGCGGCGGCGTTCACGCCCGAGGAGATCGAGGGGCTCGAATCGCATCGCTTCGAGCCGCTGACGCAGATCGTCTGGCGCAACCCCAATCTCGATCTCGGCACGCTGCCGCGGCTGATCACCTCGCTCGATGCGCGCCCGCCGCGGCCGGAGCTGGTGCGCGGCGACGATGCCATCGATGTCGCGGTGCTGAAGCGGCTGGCCGGCGAGCCCTGGGTGATGGAGCGCACGCATCACCGCGCCGGCATCGCGCGCGGGGTGCAGCGGCTGTGGGACGCCTGCGGCCTGCCCGACTACCGCAAGACCGGCGCCGAACAACATGCCCGGCTGGTCGGCCGCATCTTCCGCCATCTGTCCGAAGGCGATGGCCGGCTGCCCGCGGCCTGGGTGGCGAGCGAGCTGGCGCATCTCGACCGGCTGTCCGGCGATGTCGAAACGCTCGCCGACCGCATCGCCGGCGCCCGCACCTGGACCTATATCGCGCACCGCCCGGATTGGCTCGCCGACGCACCGCACTGGGCGACGCGAACGCGCGAGGTCGAGGATCGCCTGTCGGATGCCCTGCACACGGCGCTGACCCAGCGGTTCGTCGATCGGCGCACGGCGGTGTTGCTGCGCGACCTGAAGGCGCGCGGGCAGGACCAGCGTGTCGAGATCGACCCGGATGGGGCCGTGGCGGTGGAAGGGGAGGTCATCGGTCGCCTCGACGGCTTTCGTTTCACGGCCGATCCGCTGGCGCGGGCGGGCGAACAGCGGCTGTTGCTGGCGGCGGCCGAACGCGCGCTGGTCAAGGAACTGGCGCATCGTGCGGGGCAGCTGGCCACGGCCGATGATGCAGCCATCACGCTCGACTTTGCCGGCGGGATGCCGCCGCGGCTGTTGTGGAACGGCGCGCGCGTCGCGTCGCTGCGCAAGGGCCGTGATGCGCTGGCACCCCGGATCGAACTCGATCGGTCGCTGACCGCGCTCGCGATCGCCGACCGCCAGGCGGTGACGGCGCGGTTGGACGGCTGGTTTGCGGCGGCACTGGCGCGCGAACTGGGGCCGCTGGTGGCGCTGGCCGCGCTGCGTGACACGGTATCGCCGGTGGCGCGCGGCCTGATCGTGCGGCTCGTCGAACGGCTGGGGTCGCTGCGGCGCAGCGATGCCGACGACCAGGTGATGGCGCTGACCCGGGCCGACCGCACCGCGATCACCCGTGCCGGGGTCCGGCTGGGTGTCGAACATGTGTTTATGGCGGCCCTGCTGCGCCCGGAGGCGACGCGCTGGCGGCTGGCGCTCTGGGCCGTATCCGAAAATATCGCGGCGCTGCCGCCGTTGCCGGCGCCGGGCCGGGTGAGCATCGCGGTCGACGACACGGCGCCGGTCGGCTTTGTCGAAAT is a window from the Polymorphobacter fuscus genome containing:
- a CDS encoding M23 family metallopeptidase, with amino-acid sequence MFQPEYQPSIAAALPAPGRVGSRDDRQWRHRFTPLRNAAGIDLAVDLGDNIGSRGWWIGLGLCGSLCAMALVLAARVPTLLGDVPTEATPAQREAMAPAAIAPLARGAATGITTVPNRRLVEPLADVPERPRLELSASIGRRDSFEATLRRAGVGKDDIAAVSQLLRPVTNPATLPRGTDIDLVLGRRETRSVPRPLESMAFRAAFDMRVAITRANGTLALRRIPIAVDSTPLRVQGQVGNGLKRALSGAGVPAAAVADAIRALGYAVDFQHGVGKRDRFDIIVAQDKAETGEVRFGNLLYAALRRDGKAPIALARFDPGAGSKAGEFFRSTGESAKKGLMRTPVDGARLTSGFGMRFHPLLAFSRMHQGVDFGAPSGSPIMAAASGTVAFAAPHGGHGNYVRLRHNADLTTGYAHMSRFAVKPGQRVTQGQVIGYVGSTGISTGPHLHYEVWLRGKPVSPMQLKFIGGTQLAGADLQRFRAQLARLESLAAVGNRQPTPAKRG
- a CDS encoding helicase-related protein, which produces MKAGPFASIAAPRARTPAGPVTAVLGPTNTGKTHLAVERLCGHVSGMMGFPLRLLAREVYDKVVVLKGAANVALITGEEKIVPPGARYFLCTVEAMPLDREVSFVAIDEGQVAADPERGHIFTQRLLHARGYGETMILGSETLRPLLRKLIPEAEIVTRPRFSTLAYAGAKKLSRLPRRSAIVAFTAAEVYALAEMLRRQKGGAAVVMGSLSPRTRNAQVAMYQSGEVDYLVATDAIGMGLNMDIAHVAFASLGKFDGRRHRRLMLSEMAQIAGRAGRYQKDGSFGTVQLGQSEAAAFTPEEIEGLESHRFEPLTQIVWRNPNLDLGTLPRLITSLDARPPRPELVRGDDAIDVAVLKRLAGEPWVMERTHHRAGIARGVQRLWDACGLPDYRKTGAEQHARLVGRIFRHLSEGDGRLPAAWVASELAHLDRLSGDVETLADRIAGARTWTYIAHRPDWLADAPHWATRTREVEDRLSDALHTALTQRFVDRRTAVLLRDLKARGQDQRVEIDPDGAVAVEGEVIGRLDGFRFTADPLARAGEQRLLLAAAERALVKELAHRAGQLATADDAAITLDFAGGMPPRLLWNGARVASLRKGRDALAPRIELDRSLTALAIADRQAVTARLDGWFAAALARELGPLVALAALRDTVSPVARGLIVRLVERLGSLRRSDADDQVMALTRADRTAITRAGVRLGVEHVFMAALLRPEATRWRLALWAVSENIAALPPLPAPGRVSIAVDDTAPVGFVEIAGFWRIGGEAVRIDMVDRLARAIHGRREGRAPFAADPNWAASAGLTRDGLARLMRALGYRLQLVDGAAQFAWRGQRRPIVPPDSEADARTVSDSPFAILAGMKGR